CTATCGAAGCCACGCAACTTCTCGCGTTGCGTGAACAACTCGGTCTCATCGAGGCCAGGTTGCGGGACTACACCCCACCGGAGGAATGACCATGCCCGAAGTTGTTCACGCCCTTCTGCGCGCGGCACACATCGTCTTTGGAATGGGGGGCTTCCTCCTCGGCGCCTTCGCCATCTTCCTGCCCAAGTTCGGCCGGAACTCGCGCTGGCACCGTCTGATCGGCCGGGGGTACACCGTGAGCATGGTGGGCATGGGCCTCCTGTCCCTCCCCCTCTCGCTGCGGCAGGGGAATTGGCTCCTGCTCACCATCGGCGTGCTGATCCTGTTCTGGGTGCTGGGCGGCTGGGGGGCGTTGCGCCGTTCGTTGCGGGCGCGCTCAGAGGGACAGGCGGAAGCGGCTGGCCTGTGGCTCCGCCGTCACATCAACCTGATGGGCTCGTCGTACATCGCGGCGTGGACGGCCTTTCTGGTCAACGTCCAGCCGCTTGGGGACGGCGCGGTGCTGTTCGCCCTCTACATCGCCGTGCCGTCCATCGTGGGCAGCGTCGCCATCGGGCAGGCGATGGCAAGGCAGGCCCGCCCACGGCGGGTCCTGAACGCAGCGGTGGAGTGACCTCACCGAACACGTCAAAGTCAGCCCGCGCCTCTCAAGTCCTGGCGGGCCTCAAACGCCCGGGAAACTTCAAGGAGGAGACCATGAGTATCAAGACGTTCCTGCTTCAACAATTCGAGACGGAGCATCAGGTGTTTCTGATGGCCTTGCAGGAAATCCCGGAGGAGAGGTTTTCGCTCCGTTCTCCCTGTGGTGGACATTCGGCCGCCTGGATCGCCCTGCACATCCTCGACTGGACCCGCCTCTACCTCCCGGAAGAACAAGGGGGTGGGCCGAAGGCGAAGTATGCCTACCTCGGGTGGGAGAACGAACCCTGGACCCAGGCCCTTCAGGGGGAAACGGCGGTCAACGAGGCGAGTCCACAAGGCCTTGTTCTGACGGCGCTTGAAGCGGCCTTAGCACAATCCCGCGAGGGGTACTCACGCCTTCCCGAGCAGGCGTTCGCGCCGGAGTACCGGATGCAAACCCCATTTGGTGAGCGGGCGCTCAGTGACTTGCTGGCGCGTCAGTTGCGGCACATCGCCTACCACCGGGGTCAGGTGGTGTTGCTCCAACGCCAGTGGGAGGGAACGCCGTCCTCTCCTCAGCCCGCGGAACACCCGAAGAACTCCGCGGGGCCTCGGTGAAGTCTCCTGGGGTGTTCCGGTCGCGGATCGCCACGGCGTGTGTCACGGGAAGAGGGCGTTCCAGACGCTCTTTTCCCTGGCCTACCGCAGTTCGCCAGTGGGGTGTAGGTTGTCCTGGACACCGCCGCGCCGCTGGTGACGGGTTAGAGAGGTCGGACCGGCAGGCGCGCACGGTGCTGACGCCGCGGTTGGCGTGTTCGAGATCGGCCGGGAACGCGCGGACCCCTTCCTCAAGTGTTCCCTTGACGGCTGTCATCCTTTCTCCAAGCCGTTCCGCCAATAGGTGTGAAGCAGAGGGCTTCAGACAGTGGACCTGCGGCTCGTGTTCATCACTCGTCCTCTCAACACTTTCTCCTCCAAGGCTTCTTACCGGAGGAATGTCGTCATTGTCGTGATAGGACAAGGCCCGGAAATCTTGGCGTGATCAGGACGGGCGCGTGCAGAATGTTGGCCTGTCTCTCAGGCGTGGCGCAGGGCGGGCAGCAGGACCTGATCGACCACGCGCAGGATCAGGGGATCGTCCACGGGCAGACCGAGGGCCGCCGCACGGTGAAAGGCGATCCCCGGAAAGACCTCAGCGAGGATGCCGAGGTCCACGCCTGCCGGGACCAGGCCCCTGGCGGCAGCGCGGGTCAGCACATCGCTGAACAGCCGGTCCACGGGGGAGCCCAGCGCCGCCCGCGCGGCGGACCGTAACTCCAGGTCGTGTCTGGCCGCCGTGTGCAGGCTGGTCAGCACCTGTTGGCTGCGGCCATCCTCCTGGAGGTACGCCCGCCCGCACGCCAGGAG
This genomic stretch from Deinococcus aestuarii harbors:
- a CDS encoding DinB family protein — its product is MSIKTFLLQQFETEHQVFLMALQEIPEERFSLRSPCGGHSAAWIALHILDWTRLYLPEEQGGGPKAKYAYLGWENEPWTQALQGETAVNEASPQGLVLTALEAALAQSREGYSRLPEQAFAPEYRMQTPFGERALSDLLARQLRHIAYHRGQVVLLQRQWEGTPSSPQPAEHPKNSAGPR
- a CDS encoding DUF2306 domain-containing protein: MPEVVHALLRAAHIVFGMGGFLLGAFAIFLPKFGRNSRWHRLIGRGYTVSMVGMGLLSLPLSLRQGNWLLLTIGVLILFWVLGGWGALRRSLRARSEGQAEAAGLWLRRHINLMGSSYIAAWTAFLVNVQPLGDGAVLFALYIAVPSIVGSVAIGQAMARQARPRRVLNAAVE
- a CDS encoding TetR/AcrR family transcriptional regulator — encoded protein: MTASPRPAGRPLDTGVRAALLRATQDLLIEEGYERLTCDAVARRCGSSKATIYRRWPGKLALVIAAAQELFPVPEIPDTGDLREDLLACGRAYLQEDGRSQQVLTSLHTAARHDLELRSAARAALGSPVDRLFSDVLTRAAARGLVPAGVDLGILAEVFPGIAFHRAAALGLPVDDPLILRVVDQVLLPALRHA